Below is a genomic region from Capricornis sumatraensis isolate serow.1 chromosome 17, serow.2, whole genome shotgun sequence.
AGCCAGGGACCCATACGGGGCTTCTCCAGAGTTTTATGTCACCCAGGGAGGCTGCTAGGGTCACCGTTACGGGTCACGGTCCTGATTGCTCTCGCCGCAGGTGGGTTTCCGTCACTGCAAGGACTACGTGGCTTATGTCTGGGCCAAACACGAGGATGCGGACGGGAGCGCCTACCAGGTATTtaaggggagagggagagtgggAGGAAGCCCTCATTGCCCTTGGGGGCTCAGGATTCAGTTTCAGGGGTCCTGAGGCTGCCTCCCTCACCACAACCTGGGCCTAAACCTCCCGACCCACCAGGTGACATTCAGTGAGGAGTCACTGCCCAAAGGCCATGGAGACTTCATTCTAGGTTATTACAGCCACACCCACAGCATCCTCATTGGTGTCACTGAGCCCTTCCAGGTGAGTGCTCCTGGCTGCAGggtctggggctgggggtggggaggtggcgcCAGAAGACTCTTCACTTCCTCTAGAGCCTCTGCGTTCTCTGTGAGCTCTACAATGGTCTGACCTTCCTGGGCCTTCCAGGGGAGGGCGGGAGGGGCTCCCAGAGGCCTCCACAGCCGGTTAGGGAGTTAGGGAGAGGGGCACCCCAGTGAGCAGCCTCGCTCCCCCCACCCAGATCTCGCTGCCTACCTCGGAGCCGACCAGCAGCAGCACAGACAGCTCGGGCACCAGCTCGGAGGATGAGGATGACAGCACCCTGGAGCTGCTGGCACCCAAGTCCCGCAGCCCCAGCCCCGGCAAGTCCAAGCGGCACCGCAGCCGGAGCCCAGGCCTGGCCCGCTTCCCCAGCCTCGCCCTGCGGCCCTCTTCCCGGGAGCGCCGGGGCACCAGCCGAAGCCCCTCGCcccagagccgccgcctgccccGGGCGGCCCCCGATGGGGGCGGTGATGGTGGCAGccggggcagcagtgaggaggggCCCCCTGGGCTGCCGGGGGCCTGGGCCTTCCCACCATCTGTGCCTCGAAGCCTGGGCTTGCTGCCCGCCTTGCGCCTAGAGACTGTAGACCCTGGTGGCGGTGGCTGCTGGGGACCTGATCGGGAGGCCCTGGCCTCCTCCGGGAGCCTGTCTCCCAGCCCCCAGGGTcggcaggggctggaggaggggggcctggggccctgagggtggggagggcgggcaggcccagggggccccCACTCTGCCCCAGTCTTCTGCAAACCCGCCTGCCTCCCACCTGCCGCTGCTCCAGCTTCATCTGCACCTGCCACTCTGTTCTGGCCAGGGGTGGGCCCCCACACTCGGTCCCGGCACCTCAACTGTGACAATCAGCAAAGCCCTATCCTGGCCCCCATCTGGAATGGGGGGTGGAGCAAACCCAGAGGTCATTGTTTAGGAATTAAATTCTCTAGCTTCTCTCCCAACTCCTTCCTAATTTGCTAGCAgtctggggtggggagcaggtggTCGGAGGAAAGGACTACAGAGGCGAGAGGATGACAGGTCTGACAGTGACTAGGCACCAGCTGTATATGTTACACATGCCAGCTCCTTTAATCGGCACCATAAGCCTGAGTTGTGGCACTGAGTTCAGTGCAGTTCTTAGCCCCGTTTCacagatgaacaaactgaggcCTCCAAGAGGTGCTATGAACCTTTGCAAATCAGTTATCTAAGTGCAGTTTGGCTGGGTGTTGGAGGGAGAGAACATTTACTGGGTGCTGAGTGCTGTCTGGGAGTTGGTTCACTTAATCctcaacaaccctatgaggtagctGCTGTCTACACCCCCGTTTCTCAgaggaggaaactaaggctcagagtgAAGGAGGTCTCTTGCTCAAGGGCATAGGGAAGATCTGAATTTAGGTTTAGGGCAGAAAGAATGGGCCAAGACTGGGCTGGGAAGGGCATAGCAGCTGTTAATAGAAGGGGTCCCCTGAGGAGGAGGGGAGTTAAGAAGCCCCTCTCTAGCTCCCCCATCCTGTACTCAGACACAGGCACTTCTGTGACATCCCTCCTTCACCACCCTCTGCCCCTAGACCTCAGCAGGCAGGCTCTGGGGTTTTCCTGGACAACTCTTTTGAGATGTGTGTTAATTTCACAACATGGACATAAGTGTACCTCCTCCTGGTACCTCCTGGGGCTTCTGCAATGTTACCCTCTCCTCTTTCCCGTCTGGTTGTTAACTCCCTGGGAAGGCCCAAGCTTGGGGCAGCAGAAGGAGCCTCCTGAATACCACATCCAAGCACAGAGAGGTTGTGTCACCAGCCCAAGATCACCCAGCACAGCAGGAGACATGGTCCAGCATTTGGGCCTTGGCCCCTCCAACCCTACCCATGCGGCCCTCTGTCTGTCCACAAGAGCCTGTCCACACTTCAGTCTCACAATGGAGGGGAAGCTGAGACCCGCCCCACCGCAGGGCCCAGCAAAGCCCTGGGTCCGATCTAGTGCCCAGGAGAACAAGAAGTGAGGTCACTGGTTCCAGGGTTTCCGCTGCCCTTTGGGTCTTCCAGCTCCTTGGGTCAGCTGCAGGCACCGGTCGTAGAATGACGTGGGGGCCTTCGGGTGCTCTGAAGGCCTTGCCTGCCTGTGGTGAGTGCTCGACCCCTGGAGCTGGCGTCGCCTCTGCTGAAGTTGCCGCAGGTGCCAAGCTGACACTCTTATGGCCCTGGGGTCACTGGAACAGCTGTGGGGACAGAAGAGGGGGACAGGGGGTCATAGCTGGCAAGAAACCCACCCTGCTCTGCACACAGGGCAACCATGGCCCAGAGAGGAGCCAaggatggggctggggtggggagcggtTACACTTAGCAGGGGGCAGAACAAACCTAATCTGGTACCTAGAGGCTGGGTTCTGCCCTAGATGACTGCAGAAGCCTGGGCcactgagccttagtttccctaCATATGAAATAGGAAAAGTAACAAGGAGGTGGTTTTGAGGATCGGAATTTAAATGAGACTGTGGCTTAGGAGGAAGAGTTCAGGAGGTGCTTCCCTACCTGTTCTGCAGGCCTTGCCTACACACGTCACACACACCACGCCCTGGTGTCTGCCTCCATTTCGCAGGTAATGAAACGGAGGTGTGGACAGGTGACTCAGCTGGCAAGGTCACACAGGAAGTAGATGACGTGGGCCCCTGACCCGCTCCATCACCCTCTCAGCCCAGGTGCATAAAGAGGGGAGAGGCAACCCACCCACTTGGAGAAGTCCCACGTCCCTCCTGGCCCTGCCGTCACCTACTCTTTGACCTCAGCACAGTCCAGCGGAGGGGCCAATTTGAAGCAGGTCATTCCCAGCAGCTCCCGAAGCATGATGGCACCCACGGGTGGGTTGTGGAGCCTCAGGAAGCGGGCCAGCCTGAGGGCAGAGGCAGGTTCAGACTGGGGCAGGGCCTTTCCAGCCTGGAGTCCCTTCCCGGTGCCTGGCAACAGGCAGCCCACCCGCCAGAGGTGCGAGCAGGCCTCACTGGCGTGTGCAGTTGCAGTGGAAGAGGGGGTCCCAGGCGCTGTTGAACAGCTGGAACTTGGTCTCCTGGGGCCCGATCTGATGCTCACACCGGTCCAGGTGGCGGAAGCTGCGGCAGGCCTGGTGGACACCTGGAGGCAGGTGCAGTGGTGAGGGGAGCCCCGTCCCACATTGAGGTCTCACTGGTGCCCGCTGCCCTCTGGCACAGGCTCAGTCCCACACACACAGCGTCCCTTCATCTCCTGTCCTCTGTTCTCTCAGAGTGCTTCACATGtagaggagacacacacacacacacacacacacacacggagcagTGCTGCCATGGCGGAAGCCCAGAAAGGTAAGAGTGCTCAGAAGAGGTTTCCTGGAGGCAGAGGTGCTAAGCTGATGTTGAAAGAAGAAGACTCAGGGAGAATGCCCCTGGGAACAGGAgcggcatgtgcaaaggcccagtgGCAGGAGAGAGCAAGCAGCTTCAGAGGAAACAAATGCAGTCTGTGAAGCTGGAATTTTGACTGGGGAGTAGGGTTTGCAGGACCAGCACCCAAAGTGCTGGAGGACCAACACCCTGGGTGTTGGATCTCCGTGGTGGGGGCTCAGTGGGGAGCCCCCTGGTCAAGACTGCAGCTTATGAAAATCCCTCTGGCTGTAGTGTGATTTGACAGGTGAAGTTGGGAGTCGCTGGAAGGAGTTCAGAGCAAGAAAGGAAATAACACAGGGTCCCCCCAACCCCACACAGAGGCTCCTCTTTACCTCAGGTGCCCCCAAAGTTAGGTTAGGTTCTGCGCTCACCCTGAGGCCCCTGGAGGCCTGGATCGGTGACTTCTAGCTGGACTCTGGGGAGCATGGCAGGCTCAGGGGAGGCcacaggggcctggagggctgtggCCTTGGCTTGACTGGGGTGCCTGGACTCTCTCTGCTGTGCTGGCCACTTCTGAGGATGCTGCATCAGCTGAGGCTGGCTGGGGGCTGTGTTCTGGGGGCTGGGAGTTGAGGGGATGGCAGGGGAGCTCCAAGAGGCATTGTAGAGGGTCCTGGGCTGGAGACGAGCGAGGGGCACAGAGCCGTACCTTCTACACCTGGGAGGCAGCACACGGTGGCATTGGTCACTCAGAATCGTCCCTCCCAGACGGCCCCAGGCTCATCTCCATGGAGATCAGGGCTCTTCCAGTCCCATCCCCTCAGCCCACAGCCCACTGGGTTGTGCGGGGCACCCAGGGAATGTCTGTGTCCtgggcccccaccccctccctgagGAGAGGACAGGGAGGACAGGATGAGACATGGTTCCCTGGAGGATGGACATACAGACCGGCAGCCTTGGAGCCCCAGCTCCCCCACCCTGGCTGGGAAGGGGGTCAAAAGGGGAAGCAACGTACCCGCCCCACCAGTACCACTCCACACAGGCCTCCTGCTCCTCCAGCACAAAGCAAGGGGTCGCCAGCACGTTGAAGAAGACCACGCCCACGATGTCGGAGACCGAGTCCCGCTGGTTCTGCAGGCACTGCTGGAACCTGCCCCAGAGCCGGCGCTCAGTCCCCGGACCTGGCTCCTCTCCCAGACCACCCAGCCACCACTACCAGACAGGTGACGTGAGGTCCGAGCATCCCACGTCCTGTTAAACCTCAGCTTTCCCACTGCACAGGGGAGTCTGGCTGGCTGATCCTTTGGGACTCTCTGGAGCCCAGACTCTGCACCCAGTAACTGGATAACCCCACCCTGAGCTcccagccctccctgcccaccgcTAACTAACCTGGCATCACAGCTGCAGTGGGAGATGGTGTGGAATCGGTAGTTCCGGATGCCGTAGTTGTACTGGAAGGGTGAGACCGTCTGGGGGCAGTGGTCATGTTCCTGGCAGCAGAGATCAGGGCCCTCGAAGACCCCTGCAGGGAGCAAAGGGGGCACTGGCTCAGCAGTCCCAGGACTCTGGGCACCACATGCCAGCTCTGCCCACATGGTGTCGGGAGCAGAGAcacctctgtgtctccctctatGGGACTCACAGTTCCAACACTTGAAGAGAACACCCCGGTACAGCCTCTGCTGGGCAACGTCAAGTGCCAGGGAGCCCACCCAGGAGCCCTTGTCCATGGAAAAATCTTTCTCAGGTGAACAGGTGTCTGCCTCTAGAGTTCTCAGGCTCGCATCCCAAGTAAAACTGCAAAGTTCCGAATGTGTGTGAGATGGGATGGCAAACAGTAGGGTGCAACCTCACTGGCGCGATGAGGCATTGTCAGGAtgccaacctgctccagtgtAAGCGCCAAGTCCTCCCCCAACCCTCTGCACGTAAGCGCAGACAGCTGGACCGAGAAGTGCAAAAAAGCCATGCGTGCTTTCCACCACCCGAGCAATAACGCCCTTTACTGAGCATCTTCCAAACGTCTGGCACTTCCCACCCCAGCACACAGCAGGCCTGGGAGGGAGTTATCACTTTTACTGTACAGGTTCAGAGAGGGGAAATGACTCACTCAGCTTGGAAGGActaagctgggatttgaacccaagcctTTGGGTCTCCTCGTCCAGTTGGCTGGGCATCCTGAGCCCATAAATCCTCCTCTTGGGTAATGGCTTTTTGGCTCAGCCCAACCcatgggcacagtccatggggtcgctaagagttggacacgactgagcgacttcacttccacttttcacttttcatgcattggagaaggaaatggcaacccactccagtgttcttgcctggaaaatcccagggacagcagagcctggtggactgccgtctatggggtcgcacagagtcggacacaactgagcatgtgcgCACGttttccagataaggaaactgaggttcagagtagCTAAGTCACTCCTTCAGGACATGCAGCCTGGGAGAGTGGATGCCAGGGCTAAAGCCTGCGCTTCCTCCCCCATCAGCCACCCAGTCCACACCCCGAGGTCTCACCCAGCTCCGTGGAGTTCCTGGCGGAGTCCCCGACTCCACACCACAGCGTGCCAGGCACAGTCCAGCCCCTCTTCACCCGCTGGTGCCGAATGCCAGGCTCTCCACTCTGCCCTGCTGCTCGCTTCTCCCTGGTCCCCGCTGGACTCTCAGCAGGCCCTTGGCAGGCCTCCCACTGGCTCTGAAGGATGGCCAGGGCTCTCTGCAACTCAGGTCCAGGGGTGTGGATGAAGGAGCCCCGGGTGAGCTCACCAGCACAGAGCTCACGGAAGGCTGCAGTGAGCTCTGGCTCATCCTGCCGGCTGCACACCTGCAATCTCCCGTGCCCATCCCAGCGGGCATGGAACAGAGCTCGTCCCTGGACATCCTTGCCCAGGAAGCTCAGGGATCCCAAAGGGATGCTGGCGGTGGGCCTGACCAAGTGGCAGGAGGTGGTGCGCAAGTGCAGGGCAGGGGAGCCTCCCGGAACCACCCCCAGGAAGCTAAGCACCCTCAACAGTGCCACCAGAACCCCCATCCTGCCCTTGCCCAGCCAGACAAAGCCCTCGGGAAGCCTACCCTGGTGGGCCCACGAGGCAGCAACTCTGCAGCCGCGGAGCGGAAGCGGGGGCCCAGCCGAGCCGGTGCTGCGGCACCAAAGAATGGAGCTTTGGGAAGAGTAGGAAGGAGGCTGGAGTATGAGGTGATCCGGGGCTTGTAACCGAATCCGCCGGCTAGGCAGGCCGCTGATTGGCTGAGGAGTACACTTGCCGGGGCCCACGCCCCCACGCAGCCGGGGTTTCTCCTCCACGCCTTTCAGTCACCTGCCGCTGCCGGCCCAGCCCTCCTGGATGGGGACGGTAGGAGCCAAAGCCCTGGgacctgggggagggggacaggagGGATGTCTGCGTCTCCCTGGGTGCGGGAGGAGTGTCCAGGGGCTCAGAGGAGGCTCCTGAACTCGCCTCATCACCCCGCCTCAGGGATGGCTGCCACGCCCACCTCCGCGAAGCTGGCGGAAGGCCACGTGGCTCTGCCAAAGCTGGGTAAAGGAGacgagggcagggctggggctctGTGGCACCCCCTCGCCCGGGAGCTCTGAGGCTTCCGGGAAAGGGAGCATCCATCCTCCGGCCGGTTGGGGTGCTCCCCCTTCCCAGTCCTGGTTCTAGGAAAGGCACTCAGCACACTCAGGGAACAGAGTCCCAGGCCTCCCCCTTCCTGGACTCCAAGCAAAAGCGTGGGCCAGTAGCAGCCCTCCTGGTCTGATTGACGGTGTAGACACAGCCACCGAAGACTTTGAAAGCAACTCTGGGCTGGGCCGATACTTGGGCTTGAGGAGACGGAGGTCCCAGAGGTGGACCAGGGGGCTGGGTCTGCAAGCACGTCCATGCTCGCACTGCACTCACCTGGGGACACGGCAGGCCATCCTGTGTCTGTGTCCTGCAAGAGACCCGGGTGGACCCTCCATCAGGGAGGGGCTACACCCAGCGGATGTTCCTGTA
It encodes:
- the PLA2G3 gene encoding group 3 secretory phospholipase A2 — protein: MGVLVALLRVLSFLGVVPGGSPALHLRTTSCHLVRPTASIPLGSLSFLGKDVQGRALFHARWDGHGRLQVCSRQDEPELTAAFRELCAGELTRGSFIHTPGPELQRALAILQSQWEACQGPAESPAGTREKRAAGQSGEPGIRHQRVKRGWTVPGTLWCGVGDSARNSTELGVFEGPDLCCQEHDHCPQTVSPFQYNYGIRNYRFHTISHCSCDARFQQCLQNQRDSVSDIVGVVFFNVLATPCFVLEEQEACVEWYWWGGCRRYGSVPLARLQPRTLYNASWSSPAIPSTPSPQNTAPSQPQLMQHPQKWPAQQRESRHPSQAKATALQAPVASPEPAMLPRVQLEVTDPGLQGPQGELRPQCGTGLPSPLHLPPGVHQACRSFRHLDRCEHQIGPQETKFQLFNSAWDPLFHCNCTRQLARFLRLHNPPVGAIMLRELLGMTCFKLAPPLDCAEVKDCSSDPRAIRVSAWHLRQLQQRRRQLQGSSTHHRQARPSEHPKAPTSFYDRCLQLTQGAGRPKGQRKPWNQ